One region of Candidatus Polarisedimenticolia bacterium genomic DNA includes:
- a CDS encoding AAA family ATPase — translation MTLSPAVLDLLELARQGAKRRRQMFCAPEQLLETLLLRQGRTRSADVLSAALDSRPRLPFNPPGVELSKGLRTGALAEAAAYASREGRSAVVADDLLTALLSPASGISATLREEVGRRVGAEAAERVSPPDESAREIVPMPSTDETGPRTSNCLQPFRPRRDDRFLVDRRLLVEEVLLSLLYCNPLLVGPVGSGRRSLVRLVIRRIREGACPETLRKLEFAELDPTRLVAGTTYRGELEQRVECLVQGILATETPHVLVVEDLHLLAGGGSTGGGIDIASTLLPYLKSQEITILGCTTHDLLREKMEKQVSFLRCFGQVQVAPATAEEGRRLLATQSERLRESFGVEAGDDAIESALTLCREHLPHIPLPGAAEGLLRGAAARVAFEEGMRPEGSAGSVTRVVTPREVLLSLSQQHRIPIEHLDSGVGDKIRGLERAFGEQIFGQGHVLPVLEKTVKVALMNLSDPRRPRGRIFFLGPPGTGKTECARLLAHYLMGSESMLLRYDMSEYQSRSSISTLIGSDKGLVQSEEGGRLTEPLRENPHRVILFDEIEKAHPAIFNLFLQILDNGEIHDKRGCLVSFRHAFCVFTSNAGCEGGEALSGATREAILERLRPIFRPEFLDRIESFVPFQALDAKARAAIAAYQLERLRALALRTHDVDLTWDDPVVKAASRPADGEAGARHILRYLQSEATPAVVDALLSVPVDAPKAASIRLAVAEDGRLLARAESTTTPR, via the coding sequence ATGACGCTCTCCCCGGCCGTCCTCGACCTCCTCGAGCTTGCCCGGCAGGGGGCAAAGCGCCGGCGACAGATGTTCTGCGCCCCCGAGCAGCTCCTCGAGACTCTGCTGCTCCGTCAAGGCAGGACTCGATCAGCCGACGTCCTGAGCGCGGCCCTCGACTCGCGGCCGCGACTGCCATTCAATCCACCGGGCGTCGAATTGTCGAAGGGCTTGCGGACCGGTGCCCTGGCCGAGGCGGCGGCCTACGCGTCACGCGAAGGGCGCAGCGCCGTGGTCGCGGACGACCTCCTGACAGCCCTTCTCTCGCCCGCCTCTGGTATTTCCGCCACTCTACGCGAGGAAGTAGGCCGGCGTGTGGGCGCGGAGGCCGCGGAGCGGGTCTCGCCACCCGACGAATCGGCGCGTGAAATCGTTCCCATGCCATCCACGGATGAGACGGGGCCGCGAACCAGTAATTGCCTGCAGCCCTTTCGGCCGCGCCGGGACGATCGCTTCCTGGTGGATCGGCGGCTCCTGGTGGAAGAAGTCCTCCTGAGCCTTCTCTATTGCAACCCTCTCCTCGTCGGGCCGGTCGGCAGCGGTCGCCGTTCGCTCGTCCGTCTAGTCATTCGAAGGATTAGGGAGGGGGCCTGCCCCGAGACCTTGAGGAAGTTGGAGTTCGCGGAGCTCGATCCGACCCGACTCGTCGCCGGCACGACGTACCGCGGCGAGCTGGAGCAGCGAGTCGAGTGTCTCGTCCAGGGGATCCTGGCGACCGAAACGCCCCACGTGCTGGTCGTCGAAGACCTGCACCTCCTCGCGGGGGGCGGCTCGACGGGTGGCGGCATCGACATCGCCTCCACCCTGCTTCCCTACCTCAAGAGCCAGGAGATCACAATCCTCGGCTGCACGACACACGATCTCTTGCGCGAGAAAATGGAAAAACAGGTCTCGTTCCTGCGCTGCTTCGGCCAGGTGCAGGTCGCACCCGCGACGGCCGAAGAAGGCCGCCGGCTTCTGGCGACCCAGTCCGAGCGGCTCCGCGAGAGTTTCGGGGTGGAAGCGGGCGATGACGCGATCGAGAGCGCGCTGACGCTGTGTCGCGAGCACCTGCCGCATATCCCGCTCCCGGGGGCCGCCGAAGGGCTGCTTCGCGGGGCGGCGGCGCGGGTCGCCTTCGAGGAGGGCATGCGACCCGAAGGGAGTGCCGGGTCCGTCACCAGAGTCGTGACGCCACGGGAGGTTCTGCTGTCTCTGTCCCAGCAACATCGTATCCCGATCGAGCACCTCGACAGCGGAGTCGGCGACAAGATTCGTGGTCTCGAGCGCGCCTTCGGCGAGCAGATCTTCGGGCAGGGCCACGTTCTCCCGGTCCTCGAGAAGACGGTCAAGGTGGCGCTCATGAACCTCTCCGATCCTCGGAGGCCACGGGGTCGCATCTTTTTCCTCGGACCGCCCGGCACCGGAAAAACGGAGTGCGCGCGCCTTCTCGCCCACTATCTGATGGGAAGCGAGTCGATGCTGCTGCGCTACGACATGAGCGAATACCAGTCGCGCTCCTCCATCTCCACCCTCATCGGCTCCGACAAGGGTCTTGTCCAGAGCGAAGAGGGGGGCCGTCTCACGGAGCCGCTGCGCGAGAACCCGCACCGGGTCATTTTGTTCGACGAGATCGAGAAGGCGCATCCGGCCATCTTCAATCTCTTCCTGCAGATCCTGGATAACGGCGAGATTCACGACAAGCGCGGTTGTCTCGTGTCGTTCCGTCATGCATTTTGCGTCTTCACGTCCAACGCCGGGTGTGAGGGCGGAGAGGCGCTCTCGGGCGCCACGCGCGAAGCGATCCTGGAGCGGCTGCGGCCGATCTTCCGTCCGGAATTCCTCGATAGAATCGAATCATTCGTTCCCTTCCAGGCGCTCGACGCCAAGGCACGCGCCGCGATTGCCGCTTACCAGCTCGAGCGCTTGCGTGCGCTCGCTCTTCGAACTCACGATGTCGATCTGACCTGGGATGATCCCGTAGTCAAGGCGGCGAGTCGGCCCGCGGACGGGGAGGCAGGAGCGCGACATATCCTGAGGTATCTTCAATCCGAGGCGACGCCGGCGGTCGTCGATGCCCTCCTCTCGGTGCCGGTCGATGCCCCCAAGGCCGCGTCGATCAGACTGGCCGTCGCCGAGGACGGCCGACTCCTGGCGCGCGCGGAATCCACAACGACGCCTCGATGA
- a CDS encoding phage baseplate assembly protein V produces the protein MMHGIQCRLEVLSSGRTLRPHGEIVLTEDIDRGSRLFAQLEETPAAPGIGEPLHIRVQQTDPGGEQVLEAALWTSEVSRLDDGRMRTLFVEAIDPLGFSNLQRQFVSRAGRIPLLRLADQVLAAQPGALADLRPSSQDSPQVPEDWLLQCDETGREFLNRIARSLGHLVYWARGELRCDVIGRTPAQDGPPARLQFGRDLLSLMTRETPDLDSQRIFWTDPVTRHVSAANFEGQVVNGRTPANGLARRVSSCSRPEAPSCVGEVGTDEFGVRLLIETTRPDLALGAQIQVEGGPACLVTAIEHHLHAQGSYRNRLVCVPDNRWGIGGAPAIRGLKGPFQGEVTHNDDPLGQQRVRIILSEDPERRPTPWLPLTTVSAGEGRGLYWLPEVGDIVLVTANAECPESLVCIGSLRGKHQKAETSWRSGKNAVKVLGLRNGVRIVFDDEKKTIRLETGGAYLELRGDGKFHLSGRELDVAMAANIRLDAARIDLGS, from the coding sequence ATGATGCATGGTATCCAGTGCCGCCTCGAGGTCCTCTCGTCCGGCCGGACTCTCCGGCCGCACGGGGAGATCGTTCTGACCGAGGATATCGACCGGGGCAGCCGGTTGTTCGCCCAGCTGGAGGAGACACCGGCTGCCCCCGGGATCGGCGAGCCCCTGCACATCCGCGTCCAGCAGACTGACCCGGGAGGGGAGCAGGTTCTCGAGGCGGCGCTCTGGACCTCCGAGGTATCACGGCTCGACGATGGCCGGATGCGAACCCTTTTCGTCGAGGCGATCGATCCGCTCGGCTTCTCGAACCTGCAAAGACAGTTCGTCTCCCGGGCGGGGCGGATCCCCCTCCTGCGCCTGGCCGATCAAGTCCTGGCGGCGCAGCCGGGTGCGCTCGCCGACCTGCGACCTTCCTCACAGGACTCCCCTCAGGTGCCCGAAGACTGGCTCCTGCAATGCGACGAGACGGGAAGGGAGTTCTTGAATCGGATCGCGCGCAGCCTGGGTCATCTCGTCTATTGGGCGAGGGGTGAGCTGCGCTGCGACGTCATCGGCCGGACGCCCGCGCAGGACGGACCGCCCGCCCGGCTGCAATTCGGGCGCGACCTCTTGTCACTGATGACCCGGGAAACCCCGGACCTCGATTCGCAGCGCATTTTTTGGACCGATCCGGTGACCCGCCATGTCAGCGCTGCCAATTTTGAAGGCCAGGTTGTGAACGGACGGACGCCCGCGAACGGTCTCGCCCGCCGTGTCAGCTCCTGCTCGAGACCCGAAGCGCCCTCCTGCGTAGGAGAGGTGGGAACCGACGAGTTCGGCGTCCGCCTTCTCATCGAGACGACGCGTCCGGACCTGGCCCTGGGGGCGCAGATTCAGGTCGAGGGCGGGCCGGCCTGTCTGGTGACCGCCATCGAACACCATCTCCACGCCCAGGGCTCGTACCGCAATCGCCTGGTCTGTGTTCCGGACAACCGGTGGGGTATCGGCGGCGCGCCTGCGATCCGCGGCCTGAAGGGGCCGTTCCAGGGGGAGGTCACCCACAACGACGATCCCCTGGGACAGCAGAGAGTCCGGATCATCCTCTCGGAGGATCCCGAGCGCCGGCCCACTCCGTGGCTGCCGCTCACCACGGTGTCCGCGGGCGAGGGGCGCGGCCTCTACTGGTTGCCGGAAGTCGGAGACATCGTCCTGGTGACCGCGAACGCGGAGTGCCCGGAGTCGCTCGTTTGCATCGGGTCGCTTCGCGGCAAGCATCAAAAGGCCGAGACCTCATGGCGGTCGGGTAAGAACGCCGTCAAGGTCCTTGGATTGCGAAACGGAGTTCGCATCGTCTTCGACGATGAGAAGAAGACGATCCGCCTCGAGACCGGGGGGGCGTACCTCGAGCTGCGAGGCGACGGTAAGTTTCACCTGAGCGGGCGGGAGTTGGACGTCGCGATGGCCGCGAATATACGACTCGACGCGGCCCGCATCGATCTGGGCTCGTGA
- a CDS encoding PAAR domain-containing protein, with translation MGAMSRMGDGIEGGVHCHGHLHGPRPTPGAIVEGSTKVFVEGLPAARTGDHGLSPQCCGGVGEITILQLQTKVFIDGKPAAGVGTPTMHCGMAPGTVKGGASRVFIAS, from the coding sequence ATGGGCGCGATGAGCCGCATGGGGGACGGGATCGAGGGCGGTGTTCACTGCCACGGGCACCTTCACGGGCCTCGCCCCACGCCGGGAGCGATCGTCGAGGGGTCCACGAAGGTTTTCGTGGAAGGCCTGCCCGCGGCGCGCACGGGCGACCACGGCCTTTCTCCCCAGTGCTGCGGCGGCGTCGGGGAAATCACCATCCTTCAACTTCAAACCAAGGTGTTCATCGATGGGAAGCCCGCGGCCGGCGTCGGGACGCCGACCATGCATTGCGGAATGGCTCCAGGCACCGTGAAAGGCGGGGCGTCCCGCGTCTTCATTGCATCCTGA
- a CDS encoding CHAT domain-containing protein — MAEGRRRSWAQVPDLVPALDLLVEILIRSDRSDADETLKLAREAVTLHEERDQADTLDMARSLYRFGRVRRARGESKEAAVVLRRALKIQDSLPDGDELATAATLVQLGHALCESGEQLLAEPIYSRALEIRKRRLKSDDPLIADILNGQANLISDLGDYVNSPPLYEEALRIRIAARGSYDKSVAASKHNLAILYTLTNDFERAEQYYKDAREIWEGRFDPRSRNEERLADTLSARATERMQAGDYAEARTLLKDALKFRKPLHPTLDAVASFELNNLGVVEFEEDHLVEARRLFEKTLPLRIREWGEKNPLTATTLLNLGLVMDGLDEPNQARTLLKQSLDAFSSSLPPSHPDRADVLQVLARVELRLGEPSEALADALEAERVSREHVQLTAGVLPESQALSYASKRPSGLGVAVTLLETDADSHTIRTVWDEVIRSRALVLDEMAERGRFLHASRDPEVMSSFAAYRDACARLANTLVRAAGSGTPDEFRPLLARQMQERQESERRMAEKSAEFRRRLGQRNAGFEVVEKSLRRGSALVSYVRYLRPIWNPARVPPTPRGDHPTSQERSTEPAYGVFFLPERGSPPGFIPLGTESSINALVDSWLREAAHGLDDSHRAVEAADIACKEAGIALRKAIWDRLAPHLAGAKRVLIVPDGSLQMVNFGALPSEGDHFLVENNLVLYVSSAERDIVSPDEEPLRGKGLLAVGGPAFDETSLFAALRSPTPDPSKVASAALGHGASDPVDPKPRAVPQGTTTDVGGPGRRLRSACDGDRMRPFLPLAGARAEAAAIVGLWNRPTRRANAILLAGLLTLGTGFLAGRMRRGGHQPWVCALVITAAGASGAVTGYWTMPFFGSAVELEGRAADEGTLKRLAPGRRMLHIATHTFFSGDCHQSDASHDALELSGLALAGANHRSAAREDEEDGILTAEEVAPMDLSGVDWVVLSGCHTGGGEIKDDEGVAGLRRAFRIAGAETLVLSLWFVEDEPAREWMEALYRSRLLKGKSSADAARDASLSVLKQRRDSGQSTHPYYWAAFVPTGGWN; from the coding sequence GTGGCCGAGGGTCGCCGACGATCGTGGGCCCAGGTGCCGGATCTGGTCCCGGCACTCGACCTGCTCGTGGAAATCCTCATCCGATCGGACAGGTCGGATGCCGACGAGACCCTGAAGCTGGCCCGGGAGGCGGTCACCCTCCACGAAGAACGGGACCAAGCCGACACGCTCGACATGGCGCGCAGTCTCTACAGGTTTGGTCGCGTTCGAAGAGCGCGGGGCGAATCCAAGGAGGCCGCGGTCGTCCTGCGGCGCGCCCTGAAGATTCAGGATAGCCTCCCCGATGGGGACGAGCTCGCGACGGCGGCGACACTCGTGCAGCTTGGTCACGCGCTCTGCGAATCGGGCGAGCAACTCCTGGCCGAACCCATCTACAGTCGTGCGCTCGAGATCCGAAAGCGTCGGCTCAAGAGCGACGATCCCCTGATCGCCGATATCCTGAACGGCCAGGCCAATCTGATCTCCGACCTCGGAGACTACGTCAACTCTCCGCCACTTTATGAAGAGGCCCTGCGCATCCGGATCGCCGCCCGCGGGTCCTACGACAAGAGCGTCGCGGCCAGCAAGCACAATCTGGCGATTCTCTACACTCTGACGAACGATTTCGAGAGGGCCGAGCAGTACTACAAAGACGCCCGTGAAATCTGGGAGGGACGGTTCGATCCTCGATCGCGTAACGAGGAGCGTCTCGCCGATACGCTCTCCGCGCGCGCCACGGAGAGAATGCAAGCCGGCGATTATGCGGAGGCGCGAACTCTCCTGAAGGACGCGCTGAAATTTCGAAAGCCGTTGCATCCCACCCTCGATGCCGTGGCCTCTTTCGAGCTCAATAACCTCGGCGTCGTGGAGTTCGAGGAAGACCACCTCGTCGAGGCCCGGCGCCTTTTTGAGAAGACGCTCCCGCTCCGTATCAGGGAGTGGGGAGAGAAGAACCCGCTGACCGCCACGACGCTCCTGAACCTCGGTCTGGTCATGGATGGTCTCGACGAGCCGAATCAGGCGAGAACGCTCTTGAAGCAGTCCTTGGATGCGTTCTCGAGTTCCCTGCCCCCGAGCCACCCCGACAGGGCGGATGTCCTGCAGGTGCTCGCCAGAGTGGAATTGAGACTTGGCGAGCCGAGCGAAGCGCTCGCCGACGCGCTCGAGGCCGAGCGCGTCAGCCGCGAGCATGTCCAGCTGACGGCCGGGGTCCTTCCTGAGAGCCAGGCGCTCTCCTATGCCTCCAAGAGACCTAGCGGCCTCGGGGTGGCCGTAACATTGCTCGAGACGGATGCGGATAGCCATACGATCCGAACCGTCTGGGACGAGGTCATCCGCTCCCGCGCGCTGGTGCTGGACGAGATGGCGGAGCGCGGGCGCTTCCTTCATGCGAGCCGCGATCCCGAGGTCATGTCGTCGTTCGCGGCTTATCGGGACGCCTGCGCCCGGCTGGCCAATACGCTGGTCCGTGCTGCCGGTTCGGGCACGCCGGATGAGTTCCGTCCCCTGCTCGCCCGGCAGATGCAGGAACGGCAGGAATCCGAGCGGCGCATGGCGGAAAAAAGCGCCGAGTTTCGGCGTCGGCTCGGCCAGCGAAACGCGGGGTTCGAGGTCGTGGAGAAGAGTCTTCGACGCGGCTCGGCGCTCGTCTCCTACGTTCGTTACCTCCGTCCGATCTGGAATCCGGCCCGTGTTCCCCCGACCCCACGGGGCGATCATCCGACGAGCCAGGAGCGGAGCACCGAGCCCGCTTACGGGGTGTTCTTCCTTCCCGAACGCGGATCCCCACCGGGCTTTATCCCCCTGGGGACCGAGAGTTCAATCAACGCACTGGTCGATTCCTGGCTGCGGGAAGCGGCCCATGGCCTGGACGATTCGCACCGCGCGGTCGAGGCGGCGGATATTGCCTGCAAGGAGGCCGGGATCGCCTTGCGCAAGGCCATATGGGACCGCCTGGCTCCGCATCTCGCCGGCGCGAAGCGCGTCCTGATCGTGCCAGACGGATCGCTCCAGATGGTCAATTTCGGGGCGCTGCCTTCCGAGGGCGATCATTTTCTCGTCGAGAACAACCTGGTGCTTTATGTCTCGTCGGCCGAGAGGGACATCGTTTCGCCGGACGAAGAACCGCTCCGGGGGAAGGGATTGCTGGCCGTCGGGGGGCCCGCGTTCGACGAAACGTCATTGTTCGCCGCTCTGCGCTCTCCGACCCCGGATCCATCCAAGGTCGCCAGCGCGGCTCTCGGGCACGGGGCGAGCGATCCCGTCGACCCCAAGCCTCGAGCGGTTCCCCAGGGGACAACTACGGACGTCGGCGGACCCGGACGCCGTCTACGTTCGGCGTGCGACGGAGATCGGATGCGTCCCTTCCTGCCGCTGGCGGGGGCCCGAGCCGAGGCGGCGGCGATTGTGGGGCTGTGGAACCGGCCGACCCGTCGTGCGAACGCTATCCTGCTGGCCGGGCTTCTCACCCTCGGCACAGGATTCCTCGCAGGCCGGATGCGGCGTGGCGGTCATCAGCCCTGGGTCTGCGCGCTCGTGATCACGGCCGCGGGCGCCAGCGGTGCTGTGACCGGCTACTGGACGATGCCGTTCTTCGGATCGGCCGTCGAGCTCGAGGGTCGTGCGGCCGACGAAGGAACTTTGAAGCGCCTGGCCCCCGGGCGGCGCATGCTGCACATCGCCACGCACACATTCTTCTCGGGCGATTGCCACCAGTCCGACGCGAGTCACGATGCGCTGGAGCTTTCGGGTCTGGCCCTGGCCGGCGCGAATCACCGATCGGCGGCGCGCGAGGACGAAGAGGACGGCATCCTGACCGCCGAAGAGGTCGCTCCGATGGATCTGTCGGGCGTGGACTGGGTGGTCCTCTCCGGTTGCCACACGGGTGGTGGGGAAATCAAGGACGACGAGGGGGTCGCGGGCCTGCGTCGGGCCTTCCGCATCGCGGGCGCGGAAACGCTCGTGCTTAGTCTTTGGTTCGTCGAGGACGAGCCAGCCAGGGAGTGGATGGAAGCCCTGTATCGCTCTCGTCTCCTGAAAGGCAAGTCCTCGGCGGACGCCGCGCGGGACGCGTCACTTTCAGTTCTGAAACAGCGCCGTGACTCCGGACAGAGCACGCATCCCTATTACTGGGCGGCGTTCGTCCCTACGGGCGGCTGGAATTAG